Proteins encoded in a region of the Desulfovermiculus halophilus DSM 18834 genome:
- a CDS encoding acyl-CoA carboxylase subunit beta → MDKKMDSRTENRKTWEEEERKLDQRVQEAVMPGGDKAVSRLAKHGKRPVRELISYLIDPGTTFYELSRIAGFGMNYPGVEDVPCAGLVAGIGKIHGNWTMIVANDSRVKAGTYFPITLKKHMRAQFIADQCGLNCVYIADSGGAFLPMQADVFPDDQHFGSMFYNMARMSAKGLKQITLSTGGNTAGGAYIVFMACQAVMIDNMAYSFLGGPPLVKAATGEEITAEELGGARIHTQRSGGADYLCATQDEAVAKVREMLAWEKPQTVHHHRYPEKPPRVPSEKLYELIPKHVQQGIQIRPILEAIADDSEFAEYKKEYARGQGDNIVTGKMRIKGLPVGVVASNGVGIIFVEAARKAAEWIVRCSQDKTPLLFIQNAPGYMVGSDAEHTGIGKYGADMVRAVSCAQVPRVQLVIGPDHGAANYGMCGRAYRPHFLFATMRARTSVMSGRSAASVLLSIEKRKRKDQGKEMGPEEAEKFQQDMIEKYDGEAHPFYCGARILNDRVLKFSEIRDWLGMAFEVSLLKEIGEPNFGNFRF, encoded by the coding sequence ATGGATAAAAAAATGGATTCGCGGACGGAAAATCGCAAGACCTGGGAAGAGGAAGAGAGAAAGCTCGACCAGCGGGTCCAGGAAGCGGTCATGCCCGGCGGGGACAAGGCCGTTTCGCGCCTGGCCAAGCACGGCAAGCGTCCTGTACGCGAACTGATCAGCTACCTCATCGATCCCGGGACCACGTTCTATGAACTCAGCCGGATAGCTGGATTCGGGATGAACTATCCCGGAGTCGAGGATGTCCCCTGCGCCGGGCTGGTTGCCGGGATCGGGAAGATCCACGGGAACTGGACCATGATTGTGGCCAACGACAGCCGGGTCAAGGCCGGGACCTACTTCCCCATCACCCTGAAGAAGCATATGCGGGCCCAGTTCATTGCCGATCAGTGCGGCTTGAACTGTGTGTACATTGCTGACTCAGGCGGGGCGTTTTTGCCCATGCAGGCGGATGTATTCCCAGACGATCAGCACTTCGGCTCCATGTTCTACAACATGGCCCGCATGTCGGCCAAGGGCCTGAAGCAGATAACCCTGAGCACCGGCGGGAACACCGCCGGAGGGGCGTATATCGTGTTCATGGCCTGTCAGGCGGTGATGATCGACAACATGGCCTACTCCTTTCTGGGCGGCCCTCCGCTGGTCAAGGCGGCTACCGGGGAGGAGATCACCGCCGAGGAGCTGGGCGGGGCGAGGATCCACACCCAGCGCTCCGGAGGGGCGGATTACCTGTGCGCCACCCAGGACGAGGCAGTGGCCAAGGTCCGGGAAATGCTGGCCTGGGAAAAGCCACAGACCGTGCACCATCACCGCTATCCGGAAAAGCCGCCCAGGGTCCCCAGCGAGAAGCTGTATGAGCTGATCCCCAAGCATGTTCAGCAGGGGATCCAGATCCGGCCCATTCTGGAAGCAATCGCCGACGACAGCGAGTTTGCGGAGTACAAGAAGGAGTACGCCAGGGGCCAGGGGGATAATATCGTCACCGGAAAGATGCGGATCAAGGGACTGCCGGTCGGAGTGGTGGCCTCCAACGGGGTGGGGATCATCTTTGTCGAGGCGGCCCGCAAGGCGGCGGAATGGATCGTGCGCTGCAGCCAGGACAAGACCCCGCTGCTGTTCATTCAGAACGCGCCCGGGTACATGGTGGGCTCAGATGCGGAGCATACCGGGATCGGAAAGTACGGGGCGGACATGGTCAGGGCCGTGTCCTGCGCCCAGGTTCCCCGGGTGCAGCTGGTCATCGGTCCGGATCACGGAGCGGCCAACTACGGCATGTGCGGCCGGGCCTACCGCCCGCATTTCCTTTTTGCTACCATGCGGGCCAGAACGTCGGTTATGAGCGGCCGGAGCGCGGCCAGCGTCCTGCTGTCCATTGAAAAACGAAAACGCAAAGACCAGGGCAAGGAAATGGGGCCGGAGGAGGCCGAGAAGTTTCAGCAGGACATGATCGAAAAATACGACGGGGAAGCCCACCCCTTCTATTGCGGGGCCCGAATACTCAATGACCGGGTCCTCAAGTTCTCCGAGATCCGGGATTGGCTGGGCATGGCCTTTGAGGTCAGCCTGCTCAAGGAGATCGGGGAGCCGAACTTTGGGAACTTTCGCTTTTAG
- a CDS encoding enoyl-CoA hydratase gives MAEDMLAVQEQEGVMTVTLNRPKAMNALNFDLLRALDARIRDIRFRTDVRVVIIAGAGEKAFCAGADLKERAGMTHAQVKEYIYTIRNLFTEIENLNKPVIAAVNGVALGGGTELALACDIRIAADTASMGLTETRLAIIPGAGGTQRLPRLIGRAKAKELIFTGRRVDAREALDLGLVNQVCPPNGLMSCCNKMAEEILEAGPIALEQAKYAINKGLETDITTGLSIESNAYWITIPTQDRLEGLAAFREKRKPVYKGQ, from the coding sequence ATGGCTGAAGACATGCTTGCAGTTCAGGAGCAGGAAGGGGTCATGACTGTGACCCTGAATCGGCCTAAGGCCATGAATGCCCTGAATTTCGATCTTTTGCGGGCCCTGGATGCCCGAATTCGGGATATCAGGTTCCGCACCGACGTTCGGGTAGTGATCATTGCCGGGGCCGGAGAGAAGGCCTTTTGCGCCGGGGCCGATCTCAAGGAGCGGGCAGGCATGACCCATGCTCAGGTCAAGGAGTACATTTACACCATCCGCAATCTGTTCACTGAGATCGAAAACTTGAACAAGCCGGTGATTGCAGCGGTAAACGGGGTGGCCCTGGGCGGAGGAACCGAGCTTGCTCTGGCCTGCGATATCCGGATCGCAGCCGATACGGCCAGCATGGGCCTGACCGAGACCAGGCTGGCCATTATTCCCGGGGCCGGGGGAACGCAGCGCCTGCCCCGTCTCATTGGCCGGGCCAAGGCCAAGGAGCTCATCTTTACCGGCCGCCGGGTCGATGCCCGGGAAGCCCTGGACCTGGGACTGGTCAATCAGGTCTGTCCCCCAAACGGCCTCATGTCCTGCTGTAACAAAATGGCCGAAGAGATCCTGGAGGCCGGTCCGATTGCCCTTGAGCAGGCCAAGTACGCCATAAACAAGGGCCTGGAGACGGACATCACTACCGGATTGTCTATTGAGTCCAATGCCTATTGGATTACCATCCCTACTCAGGATCGCCTGGAAGGTCTGGCTGCGTTTCGGGAGAAACGGAAACCGGTGTACAAAGGACAATAA
- a CDS encoding pyruvate carboxyltransferase → MTEYNLWNIFPRMPKKVTIGDITIRDGFQHEEKFISTAAKKYYLDELIFAGCRNIEVTNLGNPFIMPQFQDAEELLTHLRSDRFKKRCERKGVNYDDICLTCITIREGAVDRAIELKEKGIGPDRLLMMVSTEEEHHFANSGTTLPEYWREAERCIKKCNDAGMKMCGTVSTIWGSPIGGATELKDAVEFTKRWLEIGAHDVEHADHDGSASAPEVYRYFSMILDQIPNMDLHIAHFHETKRMASASILACLQAGITHFEATLGGLGGQPANFLDDCPVKGTGEYYYKDPRYVGLMCLEDLLVQIDEMGIEHGYDVDRVLKLGQQMEKTIGRRLRSEAVINGPTEKDGHPQFARPGLRQRKEKQGEAPGQKVPESWGETAVLPDHLHP, encoded by the coding sequence ATGACGGAATACAACTTGTGGAACATCTTCCCGCGTATGCCCAAGAAAGTGACCATTGGGGATATTACGATCCGGGACGGATTTCAGCATGAGGAAAAGTTCATCTCCACAGCTGCCAAAAAGTACTATCTGGATGAGCTCATATTCGCTGGATGCCGAAATATTGAGGTCACCAACCTGGGGAATCCCTTTATTATGCCCCAGTTCCAGGATGCGGAAGAGCTCTTGACCCATCTGCGCAGCGATCGGTTCAAGAAGCGCTGTGAACGCAAAGGGGTGAACTATGATGACATCTGCCTTACCTGCATCACTATCCGCGAGGGGGCGGTGGATCGGGCCATTGAACTGAAAGAGAAAGGGATTGGCCCGGACCGGCTGTTGATGATGGTTTCCACTGAAGAGGAGCACCACTTCGCCAATTCCGGGACCACGCTGCCGGAGTACTGGAGGGAGGCCGAACGTTGCATCAAGAAGTGCAACGATGCCGGAATGAAGATGTGCGGCACAGTGAGTACTATCTGGGGCAGTCCTATCGGCGGGGCGACCGAGCTCAAGGATGCGGTGGAGTTCACCAAGCGCTGGCTGGAGATCGGGGCCCACGATGTGGAGCATGCGGACCACGACGGAAGTGCTTCGGCTCCAGAGGTCTATCGCTATTTCTCCATGATCCTGGACCAGATTCCAAACATGGACCTGCATATCGCCCATTTCCACGAGACCAAGCGCATGGCCTCGGCCTCGATCCTGGCCTGCCTGCAGGCCGGGATAACTCACTTTGAGGCCACGTTGGGCGGCTTAGGCGGACAGCCGGCCAACTTTCTGGATGATTGTCCGGTCAAAGGGACCGGGGAGTACTACTACAAAGATCCCCGATACGTCGGTCTAATGTGTCTGGAGGACCTTTTGGTGCAGATTGACGAGATGGGCATTGAGCACGGCTACGATGTGGATCGGGTCCTCAAGCTCGGACAGCAAATGGAGAAGACAATCGGCCGGAGGCTGCGTTCGGAGGCTGTGATCAACGGCCCGACGGAAAAGGACGGCCATCCCCAGTTTGCCCGCCCGGGATTGCGGCAGCGCAAGGAGAAGCAAGGGGAGGCCCCGGGGCAGAAGGTGCCCGAAAGCTGGGGGGAAACGGCCGTGCTCCCAGATCATCTGCATCCGTAG
- a CDS encoding AMP-binding protein has protein sequence MAAQIEIGKTRIGDVVEANARELPEHTALAYYEFGFKKTFPEFRDVCNQVAKGLMALGVGKGDHIAFWSHNLPEWVYTQFGSPKMGAVMVTVNTNFRSFELEYLLNQSDSNTLILTGGVREPDEYIKVIYDVCPELNDCKPGQLNSEKLPYLKNVVYLGEERFPGMFTWNDMLEMGKTISDQELQAREESLDAEDVIMMQYTSGTTGYPKGVMLTHSNLLGNAQSMAETMALTPEDTLCIPVPFFHCFGCVIGTMCCLVSGATMAPVTQFKADRVLEAVDALKCTAVHGVPTMFIAELEEMDNKRYDTSHLRTGVMAGSTCPIEVMRGVIDKMGAKELTIVYGQTESSPGITQTRRDDSMEVRTETVGRALPNVEVKIVDPISRRELPVGETGELASRGYHIMKGYYKMPDKTREAVDKDGWLHTGDLAVMDEQGNCRIVGRLKDMIIRGGENIYPREIEEFLYTHPKVKDAQVVGVESSKYGEEVVAFVQLKAGMSATEEEMKEFCKGQISYHKIPRAFIFVQEYPATASGKIQKYKLREKAAEVLDDL, from the coding sequence ATGGCCGCACAGATTGAGATCGGAAAGACGAGAATTGGAGACGTGGTTGAAGCCAATGCCCGGGAGCTCCCGGAACATACAGCCCTGGCCTATTACGAGTTCGGATTTAAAAAGACCTTTCCCGAGTTTCGGGATGTCTGCAATCAGGTGGCCAAGGGGCTCATGGCCCTTGGGGTGGGCAAAGGCGATCACATCGCCTTTTGGTCCCACAATCTTCCGGAGTGGGTCTATACGCAGTTCGGAAGCCCCAAGATGGGGGCAGTCATGGTCACGGTGAACACCAACTTTCGATCCTTTGAGCTGGAATATCTGCTCAACCAGTCGGACTCCAACACCCTGATCCTGACCGGCGGGGTGCGGGAGCCGGATGAATACATCAAGGTGATCTACGATGTTTGCCCTGAGCTCAATGACTGCAAACCCGGCCAGCTGAACTCGGAAAAACTCCCCTATCTGAAAAACGTGGTCTATCTGGGAGAGGAAAGGTTTCCGGGCATGTTCACCTGGAACGACATGCTGGAGATGGGCAAAACGATCAGCGATCAGGAACTGCAGGCCAGGGAGGAGAGCCTGGATGCCGAGGATGTGATCATGATGCAGTACACCTCGGGAACGACGGGCTATCCCAAAGGGGTCATGCTCACGCACAGCAATCTTTTGGGCAACGCCCAAAGCATGGCCGAGACCATGGCCCTGACCCCGGAGGATACCCTGTGTATCCCGGTTCCTTTTTTCCACTGCTTCGGCTGCGTGATCGGAACCATGTGCTGCTTGGTATCCGGCGCTACCATGGCCCCGGTGACCCAGTTCAAGGCGGACAGGGTGCTGGAGGCTGTGGATGCCCTCAAGTGTACTGCCGTCCACGGTGTGCCGACCATGTTTATCGCCGAGCTGGAGGAGATGGACAACAAGCGCTACGACACCTCTCATTTGCGAACCGGGGTTATGGCCGGTTCCACCTGCCCTATTGAGGTCATGCGCGGCGTCATCGACAAGATGGGGGCCAAGGAGTTGACCATCGTCTATGGGCAGACTGAGAGCTCGCCGGGAATCACCCAGACCAGGCGGGACGACTCCATGGAAGTGCGGACGGAAACCGTGGGCCGGGCCCTGCCCAATGTGGAGGTCAAGATCGTGGACCCCATATCCAGACGGGAGCTCCCGGTGGGTGAGACAGGAGAGTTGGCCAGCCGCGGCTATCATATCATGAAGGGCTACTATAAGATGCCGGACAAGACCCGGGAGGCTGTGGACAAAGACGGATGGCTGCATACCGGGGATCTGGCGGTCATGGACGAGCAGGGCAACTGCCGGATTGTGGGCCGGCTCAAGGACATGATCATCAGGGGCGGAGAGAACATATATCCTCGGGAGATAGAGGAATTTTTGTATACCCATCCCAAGGTCAAGGACGCCCAGGTGGTGGGGGTGGAGAGTTCAAAGTATGGTGAGGAGGTCGTGGCGTTTGTCCAGCTCAAGGCCGGCATGTCGGCGACAGAGGAGGAGATGAAGGAGTTCTGCAAAGGACAGATTTCCTATCACAAGATTCCCCGGGCTTTCATTTTTGTGCAGGAGTATCCGGCCACTGCCAGCGGCAAGATCCAAAAGTACAAGCTGCGGGAAAAAGCTGCCGAGGTCTTGGACGATCTGTAG